The Lactobacillus sp. CBA3605 genome contains a region encoding:
- a CDS encoding bacteriocin immunity protein — MEKPTKATVISAARATLLIDQLSAAYAEAQQADDPALQKLLLTNAIALNNGTPYLEVVNQLTHAISVYYVHYQQVPPVVLALYRGLQADVTAGAVDAAALRKQNLATGLIFTPIIFGGH; from the coding sequence ATGGAAAAACCAACTAAGGCAACTGTGATATCGGCAGCGCGGGCGACGTTACTGATAGATCAGTTAAGTGCGGCATACGCTGAGGCACAGCAGGCGGATGATCCGGCGTTACAAAAGCTGTTGTTAACTAATGCGATAGCGCTTAATAATGGTACCCCGTATCTGGAGGTCGTTAATCAGTTAACGCATGCTATTTCGGTATATTATGTTCATTATCAGCAAGTGCCACCAGTTGTATTAGCGCTTTATCGTGGCTTACAAGCTGATGTCACTGCAGGTGCAGTTGATGCTGCAGCGTTACGAAAACAAAATTTAGCAACCGGTTTAATCTTTACCCCAATTATTTTTGGCGGTCACTAA
- the rpmB gene encoding 50S ribosomal protein L28 — protein MAKDFVTGKRTHFGNSRSHALNHSRRSWKANLQKVRILVDGKPKKVWISARTLKSGKVTRV, from the coding sequence ATGGCAAAAGACTTCGTTACAGGCAAGCGGACGCACTTTGGTAACTCGCGTTCTCACGCTTTAAACCACAGCCGCCGCAGCTGGAAAGCTAACTTGCAAAAAGTTCGCATTTTAGTTGATGGTAAACCAAAGAAGGTTTGGATTTCAGCTCGGACCTTGAAATCAGGTAAAGTAACGCGCGTTTAG
- a CDS encoding Asp23/Gls24 family envelope stress response protein: MAVKIKTQFGTIDIDNDVIATVVGGAATDNYGVVGMASRNQIRDNLNEILRRENFARGVVVRQEDNGVAIEVNIIVSYGTKISEVSRNVQAKVKYNLQNMLGVAANSVNVIVQGVRVMND; this comes from the coding sequence ATGGCTGTCAAAATCAAAACGCAATTTGGAACAATCGATATCGATAACGATGTGATTGCGACGGTAGTTGGCGGTGCTGCTACTGATAACTACGGAGTTGTCGGCATGGCTAGTCGGAACCAAATTCGTGATAATTTAAATGAAATTTTACGTCGCGAAAACTTTGCGCGGGGTGTGGTGGTACGACAAGAAGATAATGGGGTCGCGATTGAAGTCAACATTATTGTTAGTTATGGGACAAAAATCTCAGAAGTATCACGAAATGTCCAAGCCAAGGTCAAATATAACTTACAAAATATGCTTGGCGTTGCGGCAAATTCGGTCAACGTCATTGTCCAAGGTGTTCGGGTAATGAACGACTAA
- a CDS encoding DAK2 domain-containing protein, which translates to MKITTITNLEFGKMVQAASQKLNQRAEFINSLNVFPVPDGDTGTNMSLSMASGAKYEREETSIKVGDLASALAKGLLMGARGNSGVILSQIFRGFSKSVAGKDELTATDLAEALAAGAQTAYKAVMKPTEGTILTVIRKAAGAGKEAIKTTDDICEVMVAVVDAAEAALKSTPDLLPVLKQVGVVDSGGQGLTFVLEAFSDALSGKIDESQDYVPDDAEMDSMIDAAHHQSVQGQLDPNDIKYGYCTEIMVRIGDGKLVDQKFDYETFYNYLAKLGDSLLVINDDEIVKVHVHTEHPGDVMIWGQRFGALMKVKVDNMRLQQETIMEHDQEAADTTTPAVSQPTQDMHGYAIISVASGKGIGQLFNGLGVTDIIAGGQTMNPSTADIVKAVNASGAKRALVLPNNKNIFLAAEQAADVADIPVEIVHSKTISQGMTAMLAFNPEAELTANRTAMEETLDTVVSGQVTHAVRDTTIDGMAIHKDDYMGLVDGEIVVTDPDRQNATIAMVKQMLDDDSELVTIIFGADATQADADKLSTAIQGLDDELEIEIHEGDQPVYPFLISVE; encoded by the coding sequence TTGAAAATCACCACGATAACTAATCTTGAATTTGGCAAGATGGTGCAAGCAGCGTCACAAAAGCTTAACCAACGGGCCGAATTTATTAATTCTTTAAATGTTTTCCCGGTACCAGATGGTGATACCGGTACAAATATGAGTTTATCAATGGCTAGTGGCGCGAAATATGAACGCGAAGAAACTAGCATTAAAGTCGGCGATTTAGCTTCAGCGTTAGCCAAAGGGTTACTAATGGGTGCGCGGGGGAATTCCGGCGTTATTTTGTCGCAAATTTTTCGAGGCTTTTCTAAATCAGTTGCCGGTAAAGATGAATTAACGGCAACTGATTTGGCTGAAGCATTAGCAGCAGGGGCTCAGACCGCCTATAAGGCAGTTATGAAGCCGACCGAGGGAACTATCCTAACGGTTATCCGTAAAGCAGCTGGTGCGGGTAAAGAAGCCATTAAAACAACTGATGATATCTGTGAAGTCATGGTGGCCGTGGTTGATGCGGCTGAAGCTGCCTTGAAGTCGACCCCTGACCTGCTCCCGGTTTTGAAGCAAGTCGGTGTGGTTGATTCTGGTGGTCAAGGGTTAACCTTTGTCCTAGAAGCTTTTAGTGATGCGCTTAGCGGTAAAATTGACGAATCACAAGATTATGTCCCTGATGATGCCGAAATGGATTCAATGATTGATGCTGCCCATCATCAAAGTGTCCAAGGACAACTTGATCCTAATGATATTAAGTATGGTTATTGTACTGAAATCATGGTTCGGATTGGTGACGGCAAGTTAGTTGATCAGAAGTTTGACTATGAGACGTTTTATAACTACTTAGCTAAGTTAGGCGACTCACTGTTAGTTATTAATGATGATGAAATTGTTAAGGTGCACGTGCATACTGAACACCCTGGCGATGTCATGATTTGGGGCCAACGGTTTGGTGCTTTGATGAAAGTCAAAGTTGATAACATGCGGCTACAACAAGAAACTATCATGGAACATGACCAGGAAGCAGCTGACACAACGACGCCAGCTGTCAGCCAACCAACCCAAGATATGCACGGCTATGCGATTATTTCTGTCGCTTCCGGTAAGGGAATTGGGCAGTTGTTTAACGGGCTAGGGGTAACGGATATTATTGCCGGTGGGCAGACAATGAACCCTAGCACCGCAGATATTGTTAAAGCGGTCAATGCAAGTGGCGCTAAGCGGGCGCTCGTGTTACCTAATAATAAAAATATTTTCTTAGCTGCTGAACAAGCTGCAGATGTGGCTGATATTCCGGTTGAAATTGTCCATAGTAAGACGATTTCGCAAGGGATGACAGCGATGCTGGCCTTTAACCCAGAAGCGGAGTTGACGGCTAATCGGACTGCCATGGAAGAGACGTTGGACACCGTAGTTAGTGGCCAAGTCACGCATGCAGTGCGGGATACGACGATTGACGGCATGGCGATTCATAAGGACGATTACATGGGGTTAGTAGATGGCGAGATTGTTGTCACTGATCCAGACCGTCAAAACGCAACTATCGCGATGGTTAAGCAGATGCTTGACGATGACAGCGAATTAGTGACGATTATTTTTGGAGCAGATGCGACGCAGGCTGATGCTGATAAGTTATCAACAGCTATTCAAGGCTTGGATGATGAACTTGAAATTGAAATTCATGAAGGCGACCAACCCGTCTATCCATTCTTGATTTCGGTTGAGTAA
- the recG gene encoding ATP-dependent DNA helicase RecG — MPKQLIDSVGDLTGVGPTRQKALAELGINTVADLLTYYPFRYDDLQVKDINEIADQEKVTLKGTIASEPVLARFGRKKNRLNFRLLIDHDVYMVTFFNQPYLMKQLETGQPIAVYGKWDATRNSMTGMKIINPNNAESAFGSIYPASKAVRQTTIQKLIKQAYEAYQTELVDIIPAPLLAKYRLLPRRQMIHDMHFPTSQAASTAARRSATYEEFLVFQMQLQALKQADHATDGIAIRYDNEQLKAFIKTLPFELTRAQKRVVNEICLDLKSPKHMNRLLQGDVGSGKTIVAAIVMYAAISAGYQAALMAPTEILAEQHADNLAKVFAATDVNVALLTGSTKAAARKTLLAALAAGEIDLLIGTHALIQAGVDYANLGLVITDEQHRFGVNQRTEFRQKGHQPDALAMTATPIPRTLAITAYGEMDVSEIDELPAGRQPIKTTWVRSNQAQSALDFVRQQLATGSQVYVVTPLIEESETLDVKNAEALSENLQAYFAPDYHVGLLHGRMKADEKEAVMADFKAGKLQLLVSTTVIEVGVDVKNATVMMIYDADRFGLAQLHQLRGRVGRGTKASYCILVADPKNQQGIQRMQIMTETTNGFVLAQKDLELRGSGEVLGVKQSGMPTFKVGDPIADLNVLQVAQQDAHALIATPAWQQQPENQALAQYLKIKLAAVGTLD; from the coding sequence ATGCCAAAACAATTAATTGATTCAGTTGGGGACCTGACTGGGGTTGGACCAACCCGGCAAAAGGCGCTGGCTGAGCTAGGGATTAATACCGTTGCGGATTTGCTGACCTACTACCCCTTTCGTTATGACGATTTACAAGTGAAAGATATTAATGAGATTGCTGATCAAGAAAAGGTCACTTTAAAAGGGACTATTGCATCCGAACCAGTGTTAGCCCGTTTTGGGCGTAAGAAGAACCGGCTAAATTTTCGATTGCTGATCGATCATGATGTCTATATGGTGACCTTTTTTAATCAGCCCTACCTGATGAAACAGCTTGAAACTGGGCAGCCGATTGCGGTATATGGCAAGTGGGATGCTACCCGTAACAGTATGACCGGGATGAAAATCATTAATCCTAATAATGCTGAGTCAGCGTTTGGCTCGATATATCCGGCGAGCAAAGCTGTGCGTCAAACCACGATTCAAAAACTCATTAAACAAGCATATGAGGCGTATCAAACTGAGTTAGTCGATATTATCCCAGCGCCATTGCTGGCTAAATATCGGTTATTACCACGGCGTCAGATGATTCATGATATGCATTTTCCAACCAGTCAAGCGGCTTCAACGGCGGCACGGCGGTCAGCAACGTATGAGGAATTCTTAGTCTTTCAAATGCAATTGCAAGCGTTAAAGCAAGCTGACCATGCAACGGATGGCATTGCGATACGTTATGATAATGAACAGCTAAAAGCCTTTATCAAGACGTTACCATTTGAATTGACGCGAGCGCAAAAGCGGGTTGTGAATGAAATTTGTTTGGACTTGAAATCACCTAAGCACATGAATCGACTATTACAAGGTGATGTTGGTTCTGGGAAGACGATTGTGGCAGCCATTGTCATGTATGCTGCGATTTCAGCGGGCTATCAAGCCGCTTTAATGGCGCCAACCGAAATTTTGGCGGAGCAACACGCTGACAACTTGGCTAAAGTGTTTGCGGCGACGGATGTTAACGTGGCGTTGTTGACTGGCTCAACTAAGGCGGCGGCGCGTAAGACCCTATTGGCTGCTCTAGCAGCGGGAGAGATTGATTTGTTGATTGGGACGCATGCGTTAATTCAAGCAGGCGTCGATTATGCTAACTTAGGCTTAGTTATCACTGATGAACAACACCGTTTTGGTGTCAATCAGCGCACTGAATTTCGTCAAAAGGGGCATCAACCCGATGCTTTAGCCATGACAGCGACCCCGATTCCGCGGACGTTGGCAATTACAGCCTATGGTGAAATGGATGTGTCTGAAATTGATGAATTACCAGCCGGTCGGCAACCGATTAAAACAACCTGGGTCCGCAGTAATCAAGCGCAATCGGCCTTAGATTTTGTGCGACAACAACTGGCAACGGGCTCACAAGTCTATGTCGTTACCCCGTTGATTGAAGAATCAGAAACGTTAGATGTTAAAAATGCTGAAGCCCTATCTGAAAATTTACAGGCTTATTTTGCCCCGGATTATCACGTAGGGTTGCTGCACGGCCGCATGAAAGCGGACGAAAAAGAAGCTGTGATGGCTGATTTTAAGGCGGGTAAGTTGCAATTGCTAGTGTCGACGACGGTGATTGAAGTTGGGGTGGATGTCAAAAACGCCACGGTAATGATGATTTATGATGCGGACCGTTTTGGGTTAGCGCAGTTGCATCAGTTACGAGGCCGGGTTGGTCGTGGCACGAAAGCCTCGTATTGTATCTTGGTGGCAGATCCTAAAAATCAACAAGGCATTCAACGAATGCAGATTATGACAGAAACGACGAATGGCTTTGTCTTGGCGCAAAAAGATTTAGAATTGCGTGGGTCCGGGGAAGTGCTGGGCGTTAAGCAGTCAGGGATGCCGACCTTTAAAGTTGGTGATCCGATTGCGGATTTGAACGTTTTACAGGTGGCACAACAAGATGCGCATGCGCTGATTGCAACACCCGCTTGGCAACAACAGCCGGAAAATCAAGCTCTGGCACAGTATTTGAAAATTAAATTAGCCGCTGTTGGCACGTTAGATTAA
- the plsX gene encoding phosphate acyltransferase PlsX has translation MVKIAIDAMGGDFAPTAVIEGVEQARDLFEDTVFLLYGQREVINQHLKNRDRIQVINADEVITMEDEPVRAVRRKKQSSLVMAAQAVKDGQADAFFSAGNSGAVLAAGLFIVGRIKGIDRPGLVTALPVVRNAHQSNFVMMDIGANADSKPLNLEQYAVLGTYYAERMLQADNPRVALLNNGTEDDKGNKVHKAAFERLQQTADINFIGNVESRDLLNGVADVVVTDGFTGNAVLKSIEGTARAMLGLVKDAVYNTGISGKLGGLLLKNGFSQIQSQMDYSQYGGAVLLGLKAPVVKAHGSSKAPTIVNTIRQIRQMVNTDLVPGVAAYFASQQVNQQASVDKPAEND, from the coding sequence ATGGTAAAAATTGCAATTGATGCAATGGGCGGTGATTTCGCACCCACCGCAGTCATTGAAGGGGTCGAACAAGCCCGTGACTTATTTGAAGATACGGTCTTTTTATTATATGGACAGCGTGAAGTTATTAATCAGCACTTAAAAAATCGTGATCGGATTCAAGTCATCAATGCGGACGAAGTGATTACCATGGAAGATGAACCTGTTCGAGCTGTTCGACGTAAGAAACAATCATCGTTAGTCATGGCAGCCCAGGCGGTTAAAGATGGTCAAGCTGACGCGTTCTTTTCAGCGGGAAATTCCGGTGCCGTACTAGCGGCAGGTTTGTTCATTGTTGGCCGCATCAAAGGCATTGATCGTCCCGGTTTAGTGACTGCCTTACCAGTAGTCCGAAATGCCCACCAGTCGAATTTTGTCATGATGGATATTGGGGCCAATGCTGATAGTAAGCCGTTAAACTTGGAACAATACGCCGTTTTAGGGACGTATTATGCGGAACGGATGCTGCAAGCCGACAACCCCCGCGTGGCTTTATTGAATAATGGGACTGAAGATGATAAAGGGAATAAGGTCCACAAAGCAGCCTTTGAACGGTTACAACAAACGGCCGATATTAACTTTATTGGTAACGTTGAATCACGAGACTTGCTAAATGGGGTGGCGGATGTTGTGGTCACCGATGGTTTTACTGGGAATGCCGTTTTAAAAAGTATCGAAGGCACGGCCCGTGCTATGCTAGGCCTAGTGAAGGATGCAGTTTATAATACGGGAATTAGTGGTAAATTAGGCGGCTTGCTGTTAAAGAATGGTTTTAGCCAAATTCAATCACAAATGGACTATTCGCAATATGGTGGGGCTGTCTTGTTAGGCTTAAAGGCCCCCGTTGTTAAGGCCCATGGGTCCAGTAAGGCGCCGACCATCGTTAATACGATTCGTCAGATTCGTCAGATGGTCAATACGGACTTAGTTCCTGGTGTGGCAGCATACTTTGCCAGCCAACAAGTAAATCAGCAAGCAAGTGTAGACAAGCCTGCCGAAAACGATTAG
- the acpP gene encoding acyl carrier protein gives MTKEEIFNKIAAIIADRFEVDQSKVTMEMNLQQDLDADSIDFVEFVLELEDTFGSEISDEDAEKLNTVGEVVDYVAARQAK, from the coding sequence ATGACTAAGGAAGAAATTTTTAATAAAATTGCTGCAATCATTGCCGATCGTTTTGAAGTGGATCAAAGCAAAGTGACCATGGAAATGAACTTGCAACAAGATTTAGATGCAGATTCAATTGATTTTGTTGAGTTTGTCTTGGAACTCGAAGACACTTTCGGTAGCGAAATCTCAGATGAAGATGCTGAAAAACTAAACACGGTTGGTGAAGTTGTTGATTATGTGGCAGCTCGACAAGCCAAGTAA
- the rnc gene encoding ribonuclease III encodes MITELAAMLKERFGITFKNPDLLAEAFTQASYVNEHQDQNLKFYERVEFLGDAVLELTVSEYLYKRYKDMPQGKLTRLRAAMVCEDSFASFARECGFPQYIRLGKGEQKAKAWERDSLLCDIFESFVGALYLDQGRDPILKFAHQVIFPKLDEGRFDGVFDYKTTLQEYLQQAGDVQIDYELVEQNGPANDRSYEIAVLADGKKIGMGTGYSKKEAEQSAARQAYTQLQQSND; translated from the coding sequence ATGATTACTGAACTAGCCGCAATGTTAAAAGAACGCTTTGGAATCACCTTTAAGAACCCCGATTTATTAGCTGAAGCATTTACGCAAGCTTCTTACGTGAATGAACATCAAGATCAAAATTTAAAATTTTATGAACGGGTCGAATTTTTGGGAGATGCCGTCTTGGAATTGACAGTTTCTGAGTATTTATACAAACGCTATAAAGACATGCCCCAAGGTAAGTTGACTCGCCTCCGAGCAGCCATGGTGTGCGAAGATAGTTTCGCTAGCTTTGCTCGTGAGTGTGGGTTTCCGCAATATATTCGATTGGGTAAGGGCGAACAAAAAGCCAAGGCTTGGGAACGTGATTCACTATTATGTGATATTTTTGAGTCTTTTGTAGGAGCCTTGTATTTAGACCAAGGTCGCGACCCAATCTTAAAATTTGCGCATCAGGTTATTTTTCCTAAATTGGACGAGGGCCGTTTTGATGGCGTGTTTGATTATAAAACGACTTTACAAGAATATTTGCAACAAGCCGGTGATGTCCAGATTGACTATGAATTAGTCGAACAAAATGGTCCGGCGAATGACCGATCTTATGAAATTGCCGTGCTTGCTGATGGTAAAAAGATTGGCATGGGTACTGGTTATTCCAAAAAGGAAGCGGAACAAAGCGCTGCCCGACAAGCTTATACGCAATTACAACAAAGTAACGATTAA
- the smc gene encoding chromosome segregation protein SMC — MQLKSLEISGFKSFADKTKIDFQAGMTGIVGPNGSGKSNIIEAIRWVLGEQAVKHLRGTKMTDVIFAGSAHRKPLNLAKVTIVFDNSDHFLPLDYAEVSITRKLFRNGDSEYLINNQACRLKDITNLMVDTGLGKDSFSVISQGRVEAVFNAKPEERRSIIEDVAGVLKYKKDKMTTENKLAETTDYLDRVNDIITELAQQKEPLAEQASLARDYQDQKQKFDQLDQTRLAKKVGIAHDQLVEVNEQMVKAKALVTDYQQKATTGAQQLAQMQADQDAKLRQKDTLAAKNLALTKTIENTQGQQGVDAERQQNQQATQQRVQAELAAATVQLQTLTAQQTDLTTQLATQKQHVTTVEAAVKQLTIATSAQGRQQLATQLAQLRADYINEMQRQASLNNEAKHLDKQHQQTDTQRATAAQNLAASQAKLKQAETTVDVKNRVRSELANQVTAEKQLLQQRQAQQKANRVKIDEQQQQLFDAAGIKQKARLEVENLQAAQERYTNFYAGVRTVLQHRQQFPGVAGPVSELLTVPADYTKAVEVALGGQLQNVVCDTQFTARNVVNFLKQQHLGRATFLPVERIQARQLPVATEHDLQQQAGVVGVASELIKCDQQFVAIKRYLLGTTVIVDTLDHALTISKTRRFHCKFVTVAGETIAASGAITGGANRHETQGPLQQQQRVKSLAVNIEKMDAALITHEQTLATAKQLEQELVGQIETQQQHLTELQQQLSQAQVALQAAQNDRQQLARQVKALTYEQTQRATDDTSYATQVTENKTKLAENQQRLADFKTEMANIEQQQHDYEQYQKDQTGKLQTQRETLVTLKERCKQTEQQLQQCQAQLKSQTMAKTTATASLAQIQTNLSSQQLSVQERTARLKQAKAEQAKVVAQQAQIQVDLTALNDGVAVATTQQTRQRELAAAATDDYRRLELSQTKLTGEVEHATADLAEKYDLTVSAAQATVSSLTLTEINDQLKLLKRGLDEIGTVNLGAIEEFERVSDRYNFLTQQASDLKASKMHLLQTMADLDATVATRFKTAFDQVATAFSQIFGQMFGGGEARLILTDPDHLLTSGVDIMAQPPGKKFQRLSLLSGGERALTAITLLFAILAVRPTPFSILDEAEAALDDANVDRFSQYLNDFQTDTQFVIITHRKGTMMHANVLYGVTMEESGVSKMVSVSLDDLKTTQN, encoded by the coding sequence ATGCAACTTAAATCATTAGAAATCAGCGGCTTTAAGTCGTTTGCCGATAAAACGAAAATTGATTTTCAAGCTGGTATGACGGGGATTGTTGGACCAAATGGGAGTGGTAAGAGTAACATTATTGAAGCCATTCGTTGGGTCCTAGGTGAGCAAGCCGTCAAGCATTTACGAGGAACCAAGATGACCGATGTGATTTTTGCCGGTTCCGCTCATCGTAAACCGCTAAATCTTGCAAAAGTGACCATTGTTTTTGATAATAGTGATCACTTTTTACCCCTAGATTATGCCGAAGTCAGCATTACACGGAAGCTGTTTCGAAATGGCGATAGTGAATACCTCATCAATAATCAGGCGTGTCGCCTCAAGGATATTACCAATTTGATGGTAGATACCGGTTTGGGGAAGGATTCATTTTCAGTTATTTCACAGGGGCGTGTTGAAGCGGTCTTTAATGCTAAACCAGAAGAACGTCGCAGTATCATCGAAGATGTAGCTGGCGTTTTAAAATATAAAAAAGATAAAATGACGACTGAGAATAAGTTAGCCGAAACAACGGATTATTTAGATCGTGTCAATGATATTATTACCGAATTGGCGCAACAAAAGGAGCCGTTGGCAGAACAAGCGAGCTTAGCCCGAGATTATCAAGATCAAAAACAAAAGTTTGATCAGCTTGATCAGACTCGATTGGCTAAAAAAGTCGGGATTGCCCATGATCAGTTAGTTGAAGTTAACGAACAGATGGTAAAGGCCAAAGCCTTAGTCACCGATTATCAGCAAAAGGCGACAACTGGGGCGCAACAATTAGCGCAAATGCAAGCGGATCAAGATGCCAAGTTACGCCAAAAGGATACGTTAGCTGCTAAAAACTTAGCGTTGACTAAGACTATCGAAAATACGCAAGGCCAACAAGGGGTGGATGCTGAACGTCAGCAAAATCAACAGGCCACCCAGCAACGTGTTCAAGCTGAATTAGCAGCAGCCACGGTCCAACTGCAAACGTTGACGGCGCAACAAACCGATTTAACGACGCAGTTAGCCACGCAAAAGCAGCACGTCACGACCGTTGAAGCTGCGGTTAAGCAGTTAACGATTGCGACCAGTGCACAAGGTCGCCAACAGTTGGCAACACAATTGGCGCAATTACGAGCGGATTATATTAACGAAATGCAGCGTCAGGCGTCACTCAATAATGAAGCAAAACATTTAGACAAGCAGCACCAACAAACCGATACGCAACGGGCAACAGCTGCTCAAAATTTAGCGGCTAGTCAGGCCAAACTTAAACAAGCTGAGACCACGGTTGATGTTAAAAATCGGGTTCGCAGTGAGCTAGCCAATCAAGTTACTGCTGAAAAGCAATTATTACAGCAACGGCAAGCCCAACAAAAAGCGAATAGGGTTAAAATTGATGAGCAACAACAGCAGTTGTTCGATGCAGCGGGAATCAAACAAAAGGCACGCCTAGAAGTCGAAAATTTACAAGCTGCGCAAGAACGATATACGAATTTTTACGCAGGTGTGCGGACCGTACTACAGCATCGACAACAATTTCCAGGAGTAGCTGGGCCTGTTTCTGAATTATTGACAGTGCCGGCTGACTACACGAAAGCTGTTGAAGTTGCTTTAGGTGGTCAACTCCAAAATGTGGTTTGTGATACGCAATTTACCGCACGTAACGTGGTTAACTTTTTAAAGCAACAACATCTAGGTCGCGCGACCTTTTTACCAGTTGAACGGATTCAAGCCCGGCAGTTACCGGTGGCGACGGAACACGATCTCCAGCAACAAGCCGGGGTGGTAGGTGTCGCCAGTGAGTTAATCAAATGTGATCAGCAGTTTGTTGCCATTAAGCGTTATTTGTTGGGGACAACGGTCATTGTGGATACTTTAGACCATGCGTTGACCATTTCCAAAACGCGTCGTTTTCATTGTAAATTTGTAACCGTTGCTGGTGAAACCATTGCTGCCAGCGGGGCCATTACTGGTGGGGCTAATCGCCATGAGACACAGGGGCCTTTGCAACAACAACAACGGGTTAAAAGTCTAGCGGTTAACATTGAAAAAATGGATGCCGCGTTAATCACGCATGAACAAACGCTAGCAACTGCCAAGCAATTAGAGCAAGAATTAGTAGGTCAGATTGAGACGCAGCAACAACACTTAACTGAGTTGCAGCAGCAGCTGTCACAGGCGCAAGTGGCGTTGCAAGCGGCTCAAAATGACCGCCAGCAATTAGCCCGCCAAGTTAAAGCACTAACCTATGAACAGACGCAACGGGCGACGGATGATACGAGCTATGCCACGCAAGTCACTGAAAATAAAACTAAGTTAGCTGAAAATCAGCAAAGATTAGCTGATTTTAAGACTGAAATGGCTAATATTGAACAACAGCAACATGATTATGAACAGTATCAAAAGGACCAGACCGGTAAGTTGCAAACGCAACGTGAAACCTTAGTGACGTTAAAAGAGCGTTGCAAGCAAACTGAACAACAGTTGCAACAATGCCAAGCACAACTTAAAAGTCAGACAATGGCTAAAACGACGGCGACTGCTAGTTTGGCCCAAATTCAAACGAATTTATCAAGTCAACAGCTTTCCGTGCAAGAACGAACAGCACGCTTAAAGCAAGCTAAAGCTGAACAGGCCAAAGTAGTTGCGCAGCAAGCACAAATACAAGTTGACTTGACGGCCTTAAATGATGGTGTTGCGGTTGCGACTACTCAGCAAACGCGACAACGAGAACTGGCTGCTGCTGCGACGGATGACTATCGCCGCTTAGAGCTTAGTCAAACCAAGTTAACAGGTGAAGTTGAGCATGCAACCGCTGATTTGGCAGAGAAATATGACCTAACTGTCAGTGCGGCCCAAGCGACGGTCAGTTCCTTAACGTTGACAGAAATTAATGACCAGTTAAAGCTATTAAAACGTGGCTTAGACGAGATTGGGACGGTTAATTTAGGCGCAATTGAGGAATTTGAACGGGTGTCAGATCGCTATAATTTCTTAACGCAACAGGCAAGCGATTTGAAGGCTTCTAAAATGCACTTGTTACAAACGATGGCGGATTTAGATGCAACGGTTGCTACGCGGTTTAAAACGGCTTTTGATCAAGTTGCAACGGCTTTTAGTCAAATCTTTGGTCAAATGTTTGGTGGTGGCGAGGCACGGTTGATTCTAACCGATCCGGACCACTTGTTAACGAGTGGGGTCGATATTATGGCGCAACCACCAGGCAAAAAATTCCAACGTTTAAGCTTATTATCCGGTGGTGAACGCGCACTTACAGCGATTACTTTGTTGTTTGCGATTCTAGCAGTCCGACCAACGCCGTTCAGTATTTTAGATGAGGCAGAGGCCGCCCTGGATGATGCCAATGTCGATCGATTTAGTCAGTATTTGAATGATTTTCAAACGGACACCCAATTTGTCATCATTACTCATCGGAAAGGGACCATGATGCATGCCAACGTGTTATACGGCGTGACCATGGAAGAATCCGGCGTCTCTAAGATGGTTTCAGTGTCATTGGATGATTTAAAAACGACCCAAAATTAA